In a single window of the Papaver somniferum cultivar HN1 chromosome 8, ASM357369v1, whole genome shotgun sequence genome:
- the LOC113301597 gene encoding serine/arginine-rich splicing factor SR34A-like → MRSSRSIYVGNLPLDIKESEIEDLFYKYGRIVDIELKIPPRPPGYCFVEFEDSRDAEDAIRGRDGYNFDGCHLRVELAHGGRGQSSSFDRRGGYGSGGGARGGGAAAAASCRSEYRGAFNGKIVNEFFCLIVTYSSCMSFSNLIMVLSLIACLTVLSLFLLSLIVVVCGLPASASWQDLKDHMRKAGDVCFAQVFRKGDGTMGLVDYTNYDDMKYAIRKLDDTEFKNPFSKAYIRVKAYETSPSRGRSSSRSRSRSRSGATHWNKKDVCLDLRQDLGL, encoded by the exons ATGAGATCTTCTCGCTCGATCTACGTGGGTAACCTCCCTTTGGATATAAAAGAATCAGAAATTGAGGATCTATTTTACAAG TATGGTCGTATAGTGGATATTGAGCTGAAGATCCCACCACGCCCTCCTGGTTACTGTTTTGTGGAG TTTGAGGATTCACGGGATGCCGAAGATGCAATCAGGGGCCGTGATGGCTATAACTTTGATGGTTGCCACTTAAGG GTTGAGCTTGCCCATGGGGGTAGAGGGCAATCATCTTCATTTGATCGTCGCGGTGGttatggtagtggtggtggtgctcggggtggtggtgctgctgctgctgcttcatgTCGCTCTGAATATCGAGGCGCATTTAATGGAAAGATTGTTAATGAgtttttttgtttgattgttACCTACTCTAGCTGCATGTCTTTTTCTAATCTAATTATGGTTTTGAGCCTCATTGCATGCCTAACtgttctctctctctttctcctcTCTCTTATAGTCGTGGTTTGTGGACTACCTGCTTCTGCTTCGTGGCAAGATCTAAAG GATCACATGCGCAAAGCTGGTGATGTCTGCTTCGCACAAGTTTTTCGTAAGGGAGATG GTACCATGGGTCTTGTAGATTATACGAATTACGATGACATGAAATATGCT ATTCGTAAACTTGACGACACAGAGTTCAAAAATCCCTTTTCAAAAGCTTATATTCGT GTGAAGGCATATGAAACCAGTCCATCTAGAGGCCGTAGCTCAAGCCGCAGTCGCAGTCGTAGCCGCAGCGGAG CAACTCATTGGAACAAGAAGGACGTGTGCCTAGATCTCCGTCAAGATCTAGGTCTGTAA